The proteins below are encoded in one region of Stenotrophomonas bentonitica:
- a CDS encoding endonuclease/exonuclease/phosphatase family protein — protein sequence MLTANIQAGSSTRRYSDYVTRSWSHALPAGRKRTSLDAIAQLARGHDIVGLQEADPGSLRSGFTNQTHYLAERAGFNYWSHQPNRRMGGVASSANGLLSRLEPVEVQDHALPGRIGGRGVLLAKFGEGAEGLAVAVAHLSLGTNSRMSQLAFIADLLSDHPNAVLMGDFNCLAERPEMQVLYQKTTLQPPGCAVPTFPSWRPDRAIDHILLSNGLQQRSAEAVPAAFSDHLALAMAIDVPSQALR from the coding sequence CTGCTCACGGCCAACATCCAGGCCGGCTCGAGCACCCGCCGCTACAGCGACTATGTGACCCGCAGCTGGTCGCATGCGCTGCCGGCGGGGCGCAAGCGGACCAGCCTGGACGCCATCGCCCAGCTGGCCCGCGGCCATGACATCGTCGGCCTGCAGGAGGCCGACCCCGGCAGCCTGCGCTCGGGTTTCACCAACCAGACCCACTACCTGGCCGAGCGCGCCGGCTTCAATTACTGGAGCCACCAGCCCAACCGTCGCATGGGCGGGGTGGCCTCCAGTGCCAACGGCCTGCTGAGCCGGCTGGAACCGGTGGAAGTCCAGGACCACGCCCTGCCCGGCCGCATCGGCGGACGCGGCGTGCTGCTGGCCAAGTTCGGCGAAGGCGCCGAAGGGCTGGCGGTGGCGGTGGCGCACCTGTCGCTGGGGACCAATTCGCGCATGTCGCAATTGGCCTTTATTGCCGACCTGCTGTCCGACCACCCCAACGCGGTGCTGATGGGCGATTTCAACTGCCTGGCCGAGCGTCCGGAAATGCAGGTGCTGTACCAGAAGACCACCCTGCAGCCCCCGGGCTGCGCGGTGCCGACCTTCCCCAGCTGGCGCCCGGACCGGGCCATCGACCACATCCTGCTCAGCAACGGCCTGCAGCAGCGCAGCGCCGAAGCGGTACCGGCGGCGTTCTCCGACCACCTGGCCCTGGCCATGGCCATCGACGTCCCCAGCCAGGCCCTGCGCTGA